TCATCGGAATAATGCATAATTGTTCCTGATGTATAAATACGGTCAACATTTTTCGGGTCGCAAAAAATTTTCCCATAATACATCGGCACATTAATCTGAGAATTTCTTTTCTCCCATGTAACTCCGCGGTCGAGTGAACGAAAAATTCCGCCGCCATCACCTTGCGCTTCAACTAACGCATATAACACATCGGGATTTACCGGCGAAATTGCAATTCCGATTTTTCCCAGATCACCGCCGGGGAGTCCGCTCGAAAGTTTGTTCCATGTCATTCCCGCATCGGTAGATTTTTGAATGCTTCCTTCGGGACCGCCATTTATCATTGTCCAAAAATGCCTGCGGCGTTGATACGTTGTAATATAAATTACATCTTGATTGCGCGGGTCAAGCACAACTTCGTGAACGCCGGTATTGTCGCTCGTATGCACAATATTTTTCCAAGTCGCGCCGCCATCCGTAGATTTGAACAAACCTCGCTCGCCACCTTCTTTCCACAACGGACCTTGCGATGCGACATACATCACTTTCGTATTGCGTGAATCAAATTCGATTGCGGAAATATGCTCCGATGTTTTCAATCCCATATTTTTCCACGATTTTCCTCCATCTTCGGATTTGTAAATGCCGTTGCCATAACCAACACTTCGCTGACTGTTGAGTTCACCCGTTCCAATCCAAACTTCGTGTGGGTTATCGGGATTCAACGCAACTACGCCGATGGAATATGCGCCTTCGTTTTCAAACACACAGTTCCACGTTGTCCCGCTGTTCGTTGTTTTCCACACGCCGCCGCACGCAACTGCTACATAATATGTGCTTCTATCTTGCGGATGAACGGCAAATCCAATAATGCGTCCGCCAATAATTGCAGGACCAACAGAGCGAAATTTCAATCCGCCAAACGTTGACGATTTCAGCGTATCATTTTTTTCCGCAAAAGAAAGTGAAGTGAAAATGAGGAAGAGAAGGAGAAAGTGTTTCATAGGATTAAATGTTTTGTTTATGTGAAAAAAATTGAATTGGGAAAATTATTCAGGAGAAATTTTGTTTAGGAGTAAATTCATTATTTGTGCTTTATTGTATTTTTTGCCTTTGCGTTATACTTCACACTCTTTTCTTTAACCGCAGCAACTTGTGACGGAGCAGTTTGATAAATAAAACTCGGATACTCGTGTTTTATTCCAAGCATACCATCGAACGACAAATCTTCATCTTCCAATGGCCAATGAATACAATAAACTGCATGGGAAATTTGAAACGTGTTTCGCTAAATCTCTGAAGCATTGTAAAGTCGTTGGGAAATTTTTGCGAGTTTGAAAGAATAATCTTTGCCATCAATCCAAATTTTCATTGAGTCATTGATAAACCGAATATTCTTAACCGTGTGAAATGGTTTATCTATGTCTTTCTTTCTTGAAATTTTTCCCATTCTTCTACTATTAGTTCAAAGTTTTTGATGATGATGGATTTCACTTCTCTTATATCCCGACTGTTCATATTGTATGCGTACGCTTCAATGATTCCAAAATGCTCGACATCTAACCAATACTTACATTCTTTCTATGCTTTGCGAAAATTAATGTGAATCGGTTCTCGGTTTTCTTCCGCCCAAAAATAAAATCTCCAGCCATGTGAATAGAGTATCGTCGGCATGTATCACACAAATTCGACATCAAGAAATTCTGGCTATAAAACATAAACATCGTCTTCTTCGTTGCTCCAAATTCTTTTCTTATGTTTCTTGTTGTAACAATAAAGAACTTTCATCAACATTTGATGTTTCAATTTTCATTTCAAATTCTTCTTCCATAGATTATTTCTAAAAACTTTGTGTTTATCCTTAATCATCTGCGATAGTTTGCGAAATCTGCGGGAAATAGTTTCCCGCAAATCTCGCAGATGTACGCAGAAAGAATTTAAAGAGATACTTGATAGTCATTCCTTCCTAACTCAACTTCGCGAATAAAAACTCTCGATTCACCCACTAATGAGAATACTCTTCTTGCACTTTTTCAGAAAGATACATTTTCATCAGTGAGTGATAGGAAACATCTTTTTTGTTTGCCAATACTTTTAAATCATTGAGCAATGCCTCCGGTAATCTTACAGAAACTGAACGAACCGTTGGCTTTAAGTTTGGAAATTGTGCTTTCTTCGCTTTCGACCAATCAAGATAATCAGTCGAGTCGTGCTTTGCCCAAAACTCTCGCTCTTCGTTTTCGTTTTTAAATTTCGGAATCTTTTTTAGTTTTTTCATCGTACATTTTTCTTTCTTTGTATGACATTGTTCTTGCAGAAATAATTCTTATTGACTTTTTGCGAACCGTAAAAACAATGAGTAGATATTTTCCATTGTCAGTTTTTCCAAGCGCGTGGTATCGTTGCTCAATCGAAGTCGAATGTTTCTCATCTTCCAAAATAATTGGCTCATTGAAAAATACTTGTTCGGCTTCAGTATTAAGTATTTGATGTCGTTGCCAATTCTTTTCAATATTTCCTTCATCCCACTCAAAG
The DNA window shown above is from Ignavibacteria bacterium and carries:
- a CDS encoding glycosyl hydrolase; the protein is MKHFLLLFLIFTSLSFAEKNDTLKSSTFGGLKFRSVGPAIIGGRIIGFAVHPQDRSTYYVAVACGGVWKTTNSGTTWNCVFENEGAYSIGVVALNPDNPHEVWIGTGELNSQRSVGYGNGIYKSEDGGKSWKNMGLKTSEHISAIEFDSRNTKVMYVASQGPLWKEGGERGLFKSTDGGATWKNIVHTSDNTGVHEVVLDPRNQDVIYITTYQRRRHFWTMINGGPEGSIQKSTDAGMTWNKLSSGLPGGDLGKIGIAISPVNPDVLYALVEAQGDGGGIFRSLDRGVTWEKRNSQINVPMYYGKIFCDPKNVDRIYTSGTIMHYSDDAGKTLKRIGEKSVHIDYHAIWIDPKDTNYMLLGTDGGLYESHDGNKTWRFINNMPTIQFYRVAVDNAEPFYNIYGGTQDNATLGGPSQTISKYGILNSDWYVTIGGDGFVTRIDPNDPNIVYSEYQYGGLARFDKKTGEVLWIQPIEDKGEEGLRWNWDAPLIISPHNSSRLYFGANKLFRSDDRGSS
- a CDS encoding BrnT family toxin, with amino-acid sequence MISFENIEGFEWDEGNIEKNWQRHQILNTEAEQVFFNEPIILEDEKHSTSIEQRYHALGKTDNGKYLLIVFTVRKKSIRIISARTMSYKERKMYDEKTKKDSEI